CGGCCCGCAGCTGGCCGCGGCTGACATAGGCGTAAAGTGTCTGGGGCTTCACCCCGAGCAGGGCGCAGGCCGCGCTGGCGTCGATCCAATCCATGACATTCATATTGATTATATTGATCAAGATTTACAACCGGTCAATCCGCGCGCTTGATGGGGGCAGACAAGACTAGGAGGCCGTGATGACATCCCCTTTCGATCCACAGATTTCCCTGGCACTCGGCACGGATCTGCCGCCCGGCCCCGAGGTAGACGAGCATGGAAACGCCGAGCTGCCCTCCTGCTTTCAGGTCTCGGAACTGGCCACCGCATCGCTGAAAGCGGCGACGCGGGAGATGGCTGCGCTGACCGGCGCTCGAAGGGCGACACTCGACCGGTGCCTCGCCTCGATGTGGTTCGATCGGACGTTGCGCCCCGTCGGATGGGAGTTGCCCGCGGCCTGGGACCCGATCGCCGGAGATTACGCGGCGCAGGATGGCTGGATCCGGCTGCACACCAACGCGCCGCACCATCGTGACGCAGCGCTCTCGGTGCTCGGCTGCGCCGCCGAGCGCGCACAGGTCACCGAAACCGTTTCGAGATGGGAGAAATCCGCGCTCGAAGCCGCCGTTGTGGCGGCCGGGGGCGCCGCGGCGGCGATGCATGCTCTGGACGAGTGGGCCGCACATCCGCAGGGCGAGGCGGTGGCCGCCGAGCCGCTGATCGACTGGCGCGAGACCGGAAGCCGCGCGGCCCCCGTCTCGATGCAGGGTCTGCGGGTGCTCGACCTGACCCGCGTGCTCGCTGGGCCGGTGGCGACGCGCTTCCTTGCCGGCTACGGCGCCGAAGTGCTGCGCATCGACCCGCCCTGGTGGAACGAGCCAGGCGTCGAGCCGGAAGTCACCTTGGGCAAGCGCCGTGCCGGACTCGACCTGACCCAGAGCGCAGACCGCGCGACCTTCGAGGACCTGCTGAGACAGGCCGACGTGCTCGTCCACGGCTACCGCCCGGGCGCGCTGGAGAGGCTGGGCTACGGCGGGCGCAAGCTGGTTCCCGGGCAGATTGAGGTGAGCCTTTGCGCCTATGGCTGGACCGGCCCCTGGGCCGGGCGGCGGGGCTTCGACAGCCTCGTGCAGATGAGCTGCGGCATCGCCGACGAGGGCATGCGCCGCAGGCAGGCCGCGCGCCCGGTGCCGCTGCCGGTGCAGGCGCTCGACCATGCCACCGGCTATCTCATGGCCGCGGCGGTGCTGCGCGCGCTGCGTCGCCGGCAGGCGAGCGGACAGATATTCTCGGCCCGGCTGTCGCTGGCACGCACGGGCGCCCTGCTGGTCTCGGGCGGGATCCGCGACGTCACCGGCGCGCCCATCGAGGTCACCGAGGCCGATCGATCCACGCAGGTCGAGGCAACCGGCTGGGGCGCGGCGCGGCGGCTGCGGTTCCCGGCGACACTGGATGGCCACCCCCCGCGTTGGGATATTCCTGCGGGACCGCTGCGGGTGGATGCGCCGTGCTGGCGGTCGACGCTGACCGCAGGCTAGGCGCTCAGCGCCCTTCGAACTTCGCGGGGCGCTTTTCGTGGAAGGCCACCACGCCCTCCTTGAAGTCCCGCGTCATGCCGCATTCCCCCTGCAACTGCGCTTCAAGCAGCAGCTGGCCGTCGAAATCCTTCTCGAAGGTCCCCCGGATCGCGCGCTTGATGCGGGCATAGGCCTCGGAGGGGCCCTGCGCCAGATGCGCGGCGCGGGCCTTCCAGATCGCCTCGAACTCGGCGTCCGGCACCGCCTCCCAGATCATCCCCCAGCGTTCGGCCTGCGCGGCGCTGATGCGGTCGGCAAAGAGCGCAGCGCCCATGGCCTTGGCGATGCCCATCTGCCGCGGCAACATCCACGTGCCTCCCGCGTCAGGCATCAGTCCGATGCGGGTGAATGCCTGCATGAAGAAGGCACTTTCGGCGGCGATTACCACGTCGGCCGCCAGCGCGAGGTTGGCCCCGGCGCCCGCTGCCGCGCCGTTCACCGCGGCGATGGTCGGGCGCGGGCAGTCCACCAGCGCGCTCAGCATCGGCATGTATTCGTCGCGCAGCACCCGCTCGAGATCGATGTTCGCCGCGCTCTCGCGGTCCCCCAGATCCTGCCCCGAGCAAAAGGACCGGCCGTCGCCGGTCAGCACCACCACCCGCGCGTCCTTGCCACCCGCTTGGATGGCATGGGTCAGCTCGGCCCGCATCGGCGCCGAGAGCGCGTTCATCACCTCGGGCCGAGCCAGGGTGATCAGCGCCACGTCGTCGGCGATTTCGTAACGGATGGTGTCATAGTGCATGGGATCCTCCGGATTGGCGCGGCCGCGCAGGGAAACTCTCCCCCGCGCACGCCCGGGGTGCAAGACCCCTTGGCCATAGCCGTCTCAGACCTGCCAGAGCGCCGCGATCAGCGCCAGCGCGTCCGCGCTCGGGCGGGCCTCGATGCGGGTGTAGACAGCCTCGTGGCGCGTACGCTCAAGCATGCGGTTCTCGACCATTGTCCGGCGGATCTGAGCCGCGTCGCGGAAGGCGCGGAACCCATGAGACGCGCTACGGGTCAGCACGCGGGGCCGTCGTGGTCTGCGCGCGCAGGTGCGGTTAATTGCGATACCCCGCTGCCCGGGCAATCAACCCGAGTATCTTCTGGTGCGACGGCAGGGTCTCGAGCCCGGCACGCAGCCGTCGGGCGAATCCCGAAAGGTCGCCTATGGAAAGCGGGGATGCTGGTGCGTTTCTGGGCGTCACCCCTCGGATCCTCCCGACCCTGCCGGCAGTCCTGTCAGGAGGAGGGGTGTTCGTCCAGAATGCGCTTCAGCCGGGCCTCTTCCTCGGGGCTGAGCCCGGCCTCGGTGCTGGCCTCGGCACGCGAGCGGCCGCGCAGGTAGGCCCCTGCAAGGATCAGCGCGATCACGAAGAGGATCGGCCCGGCGGCCCAGAGCAGCCAGTTCCAGCCGCGCGTCGTGGGCTGCAGCAGGACGAACTCGCCATAGCGGTCGACCAGGTAAGCGACCGCCTCGTCGTCGGTGTCGCCCGCCACAAGCCGCTCGCGCACCAGCAGGCGCAGGTCGCGGGCGAGCGCGGCGTTGGAATCGTCGATGTTCTCGTTCTGACAGACAAGGCAGCGCAGGTGCTTTGAGAGCTCACGCGCCCGCGCCTCGAGTGTGGGGTCCGAGAGCATCTCGTCAGGCTGCACGGCATGCACCACCGCCGTCTGCACCAGCGGCAGCGCCAGAAGCGCCAACAGAAGCAGCGCGCGGAAGGGTTTCAGCACGGTCATTCGGCCGGAACCCCCTGCGCCGAAGCGGACTTGCGCGCTCCGGCGGCGACGCGGAAACGTCGGTCCGAAAGGCTGAGCGCCCCGCCGATCGCCATGAGCAGCGCCCCGCCCCAGATCCAGTTGGCGAGCGGTTTGACGTAGACCCGCATCGTCCAGCCGCCGCCCGCCTGCGCATCACCGAGCACCACGTAGACGTCACGCAGGAAGCCGTTGTCGATCGCCGCCTCTGTGGTCGGCATCCCAGCAACCGGGTAGCTGCGCTTCTCCGGGTAGAGATGCGCGATCTCGGCGCCGTTCCTGCGCAGCGAGACCTCGCCCATGTCCGAGACATAGTTCGGCCCTTGCACGCGGCTGACACCAAGAAGGTCCAACTCGTAGGCGCCCACAGCGAAGGGCTCCCCCACCTGCGCAACCCGGATGTCTTCCTCTTGCCAGGCCATCAGCCCAGCAATGCCCAGCATGGTCACGCCGAGGCCCGCATGGGCCACGGCCTTGCCCCAGTCGGCGCGCGGCAGCCGCGCGAGGCGGCGCCAGTCGCGGCTCTGGCCGATGCGGCTGAGAAGATCGGTGATCGACCCCGCCACCAGCCAGGTGCCGAGGAAGACCCCCACCGGCCCCATCAGGCTGCGCCCGCTCTGCATCGCCCAGACCAGCCCGGCAAGCGCCACCGCCAGCACCAGCGCCGGCACCAGCTGCTGCACCGCGCGGCCCAGCTTGCCGCGCTTCCAGCTCAGCAGGCCGCCGATCGGCAGCACCAGCCCCAGCAGCACCATGAAGGGGGTGAAGGCCATGTTGAAGAAGGGCGCCCCGACCGAGAGCTTGCGGCCAAAGAGCATCTCGGCGACCAGCGGCCAGAGCGTGCCGGTAAAGACCACGAAACACGCCACGGCAAGCAGGATATTGTTCACCACGAGTGCCGACTCGCGGCTGACGAGGCCAAAGACCCCCTTGGCCTGCATCACGCCCGCGCGGGCCGCGTAAAGCGTCAGCGCGCCGCCGGTGAAGAAGACGAGGATGCCGAGGATGAAGACCCCGCGCTGCGGATCCGAGGCAAAGGCATGCACCGAGGTCAGCACGCCGGAGCGCACGATGAAGGTGCCGATCAGCGAGAAGCCGAAGGCGAGGATCGCGAGCAGGATTGTCCAGCTCTTCAGCGCCTCGCGCTTTTCCACGACGATGGCAGAATGCAGCAGCGCGGCTGCCAGCAGCCAGGGCATGAACGAGGCGTTCTCGACCGGATCCCAGAACCAGAAACCGCCCCAGCCAAGCTCGTAATAGGCCCACCAGGAACCGAGCGCGATGCCGATGGTCAGGAACACCCAGCTCAGCAGCGTCCAGGGGCGGACCCAGCGACCCCAGGCGGCGTCGACCCGTCCCTCGATCAGCGCCGCGACGGCGAAGCTGAAGCAGATCGAGAGGCCCACATAGCCGAGATAAAGGAACGGTGGGTGGAACGCGAGCCCCGGGTCCTGCAGCAGCGGGTTGAGGTCCTGCCCGTCAAAGGGCGGCACCGCGAGGCGCAGGAAGGGGTTGGAGGTAAAGAGGATGAAGGCGAAGAAGGCCACCGCGACCGAGGCCTGCACCGCCAGCACGCGCGCCCGCAGCGTCGGCGGCAGGTTGCCGCCGAACCAGGCCGCCATCGCCCCGAAGAGCGCCAGGATCAGCACCCAGAGCAGCATCGAGCCCTCGTGGTTCCCCCAGACGCCGCTGATCTTGTAGAGCAAGGGCTTGGCGGAATGCGAGTTCAGCACCACCAGCCGCAGCGAGAAGTCGGCAACAATGAAGGCGTGCATCAGCGCGCCAAAAGACAGCGCGACGAGCAGGAACTGGGCGGTTGCGGCGGGCTCGGCGACGGCCATCCAGCCGGGCCAGCGCTTCTGCGCCCCGATCATCGGCACCACCGCCTGCACGCAGGCGACGAGGAAGGCGAGGATGAGCGCGAAATGTCCGAATTCGGTGATCATGCCTTGCTTATAGGCGGCAAGACAACGCCCGGCCAACGGAATTCGTCGGCCGGGCGGGATCACTTTGTCGCGGGGCTGCGCGGGCCGAGGCCTACGTTCAGTCCATCCGGCGCAGATAGGTCCAGGTGGGCACGGCCGAATTGCGCGCCACCGAAAACGCCTCGGCATCACCGATGTACTCGAAACCGCAGTTGGTCAGCACCCGGGCCGAGGCGGCGTTGTCCTGGAAGACCGAGGCGAACATCGTCGCGCTGCCGAAGGGATTGGCCTGCACCATGGCACGCACCGCCTCGGACGCGTGGCCGGTGTTCCAGAACGGCGGCGCGACCCAGTAGCCGATCTCGGCCTGGTTGCCATCCGTCAGGCGCTCGAGCGAAATCAGCCCCATCACCTCGGCGCCGCCCTGCTCGGAGGCATCCATCGCCCAGACGTCCTCGACCCTGTTGGTCTCCGTGGCTCGGGTGATGAAGGCCTCGGTCGCGCCCGGCGGCAGCGGGTGCGGAATCGAGGTGGTCATGCGCGCGAGGCGCAGCTCGGACGTGTAATGCGCAATCAGCCCGGCATCCGAGCGGCGCAGCGGCCGCAGCAGGAAACGGGGTGTCTCGATGACCGGTTGCGCGGTCAGCTGGTCGTCTTCGGCCAGGCTCATCGTCTTACTCCTCTTGTGCGAGAAATCTCGCGGGCCGCTTCGTCTCCCCCCGAAACGGAGAAGGGGACCGGCCCGTGCCGATCCCCTCCAATTTTTCGATCCGGGATCAGCTTACTCAGCAGCCTCCGCCACCGGCAGGACGGATACGAAGGTGCGGCCCTTGAGGCCCTTGTGGAATTTGACCGAGCCTTCGGCCACGGCAAAGATCGTGTGATCCTTGCCCATATCCACGCCCTCGCCCGGCCAGAACTTGGTGCCGCGCTGACGGATGATGATGTTGCCCGGGTTGGCCGCCTGGCCACCGTAGAGTTTCACGCCGAGACGGCGGCCAGCGGAGTCGCGGCCGTTACGGGAGCTACCGCCTGCTTTTTTATGTGCCATGGGTTGGTCTCCTTAACTGTCTATCAGGCCAGGGTCTTGGCCTGTTCAACCCACTCGGGCTTCACCTTGACGGCGTCGAAGCTCTCGGGGTCAACGGCTGCGAGCTGTGCGAAGGTGGCGATGCCGGCTTCGTTCAGCTTCTTGGCGGCGGCGGGGCCGACACCGGTGATCTTGGTCAGGTCGTCGCCTGCGGCAGCAGCAGCCGCCTTAGGAGCAGCGGCTTTCGGTGCGGAGGCGGCGCCAGCGGCGGCTTTCACGCCGGTGCCTTCGGCGCCGGATGCGAGGATCTCGGTCACGCGCAGCAGGGTGAGCTGCTGACGGTGGCCGCGGGTACGCTGCGAGCCGTGCTTACGGCGACGCTTGACGAACTTGATGACCTTCTCGCCCTTGATCTGGTCGATCACGGTCGCCTGAACGGCAGCACCGGACACGAGCGGAGCACCCACGGTGACGCTGTCGCCGCCGAGGATCAGGACTTCGTTGAACTGAACGGTTTCACCCGCGTCTGCAGCCAGCTTCTCCACGCGGAGCACGTCGCCCGCCTGGACCTTGTATTGCTTGCCGCCGGTTTTCATCACCGCGAACATCTGCGTCTTCCTTTGTCTACCGCGTCCTGTGGCGCCCCGGTTTCTTGGGGACTTCGTGGTGCGGGTTGGTCCGCTCCGCCGTCGAACAGCGCGCCCTTGCGGGCTGTATGGATGTAAGAATCGAAAGCGGGGCGCGCAATGGCCCCGTCACGAGGCCCGGCTTATCGGGGCAATTTGCCCATGTGTCAACCCGCGCACAGCGGTTTTCCCGCCATATTTTGCAGGTGGTCCACCCCGGCTTTCTGCCCCGAGCCGCCCGGCCCGCCCCGCCTCAGAGGTCCTGCGCCAGCATCTCCTGTGCGGCCGCGAGGCCGAGGCCATAGGAGATCTCGTTGTACATCGCGTTGAACCCGGCAAACAACGCCCGGTTCATCGCCTTTCCCTCGGGCGTCGCGGAAATATCGATATAAGCGTCAAGCTCCGCGTCGCTCAGCGGCCGGTAGGCCAGCAGGAGATAGCCATAAAGCCATTCGAGCGTGTCGGCGCGGGTGACCTCTTCCTGCATCCAGACCTCCTCGAGGATCTCGGGCTCGGTCATCTCGAGCCCGCCGCCGTCGACGAGGCCGAGATAAAACTGGAAGCTGGCGTTGAGCGCGCCGACCACATTGGTCTCTAATAGGTCGTTGGCCTCGACGAATTCATCGAGTTGGTCCAGCCGCGTATCGCCGCTCCCTGCCCGTTCACGCCAGGCTTCGCGCGCCGCCGACTCGACGTCAGGATCGACCATCGCGCGCCGGGCCTCGATCTCCAGCGTCACGACCTTCTGCCCGGCTTCGCTGGCGAAATACGCCAGAAGCGTCGCGGGATCGGTGTCACCGAAGCTCTCGAGGAATCCCGCGCGCAC
The sequence above is a segment of the Alloyangia pacifica genome. Coding sequences within it:
- the rplU gene encoding 50S ribosomal protein L21, translating into MFAVMKTGGKQYKVQAGDVLRVEKLAADAGETVQFNEVLILGGDSVTVGAPLVSGAAVQATVIDQIKGEKVIKFVKRRRKHGSQRTRGHRQQLTLLRVTEILASGAEGTGVKAAAGAASAPKAAAPKAAAAAAGDDLTKITGVGPAAAKKLNEAGIATFAQLAAVDPESFDAVKVKPEWVEQAKTLA
- the rpmA gene encoding 50S ribosomal protein L27, which translates into the protein MAHKKAGGSSRNGRDSAGRRLGVKLYGGQAANPGNIIIRQRGTKFWPGEGVDMGKDHTIFAVAEGSVKFHKGLKGRTFVSVLPVAEAAE
- a CDS encoding DUF2059 domain-containing protein, with amino-acid sequence MFSRLAACGFAVILAMPVRAEPAGDLLDALKIDEIVELMRIEGQGYAEEMATDLLPAGESETWRQSVDRLYTPNAMEEVVRAGFLESFGDTDPATLLAYFASEAGQKVVTLEIEARRAMVDPDVESAAREAWRERAGSGDTRLDQLDEFVEANDLLETNVVGALNASFQFYLGLVDGGGLEMTEPEILEEVWMQEEVTRADTLEWLYGYLLLAYRPLSDAELDAYIDISATPEGKAMNRALFAGFNAMYNEISYGLGLAAAQEMLAQDL
- a CDS encoding heme lyase CcmF/NrfE family subunit, which encodes MITEFGHFALILAFLVACVQAVVPMIGAQKRWPGWMAVAEPAATAQFLLVALSFGALMHAFIVADFSLRLVVLNSHSAKPLLYKISGVWGNHEGSMLLWVLILALFGAMAAWFGGNLPPTLRARVLAVQASVAVAFFAFILFTSNPFLRLAVPPFDGQDLNPLLQDPGLAFHPPFLYLGYVGLSICFSFAVAALIEGRVDAAWGRWVRPWTLLSWVFLTIGIALGSWWAYYELGWGGFWFWDPVENASFMPWLLAAALLHSAIVVEKREALKSWTILLAILAFGFSLIGTFIVRSGVLTSVHAFASDPQRGVFILGILVFFTGGALTLYAARAGVMQAKGVFGLVSRESALVVNNILLAVACFVVFTGTLWPLVAEMLFGRKLSVGAPFFNMAFTPFMVLLGLVLPIGGLLSWKRGKLGRAVQQLVPALVLAVALAGLVWAMQSGRSLMGPVGVFLGTWLVAGSITDLLSRIGQSRDWRRLARLPRADWGKAVAHAGLGVTMLGIAGLMAWQEEDIRVAQVGEPFAVGAYELDLLGVSRVQGPNYVSDMGEVSLRRNGAEIAHLYPEKRSYPVAGMPTTEAAIDNGFLRDVYVVLGDAQAGGGWTMRVYVKPLANWIWGGALLMAIGGALSLSDRRFRVAAGARKSASAQGVPAE
- a CDS encoding enoyl-CoA hydratase-related protein; protein product: MHYDTIRYEIADDVALITLARPEVMNALSAPMRAELTHAIQAGGKDARVVVLTGDGRSFCSGQDLGDRESAANIDLERVLRDEYMPMLSALVDCPRPTIAAVNGAAAGAGANLALAADVVIAAESAFFMQAFTRIGLMPDAGGTWMLPRQMGIAKAMGAALFADRISAAQAERWGMIWEAVPDAEFEAIWKARAAHLAQGPSEAYARIKRAIRGTFEKDFDGQLLLEAQLQGECGMTRDFKEGVVAFHEKRPAKFEGR
- a CDS encoding DUF2087 domain-containing protein: MLTRSASHGFRAFRDAAQIRRTMVENRMLERTRHEAVYTRIEARPSADALALIAALWQV
- a CDS encoding GNAT family N-acetyltransferase → MSLAEDDQLTAQPVIETPRFLLRPLRRSDAGLIAHYTSELRLARMTTSIPHPLPPGATEAFITRATETNRVEDVWAMDASEQGGAEVMGLISLERLTDGNQAEIGYWVAPPFWNTGHASEAVRAMVQANPFGSATMFASVFQDNAASARVLTNCGFEYIGDAEAFSVARNSAVPTWTYLRRMD
- a CDS encoding cytochrome c-type biogenesis protein; translated protein: MTVLKPFRALLLLALLALPLVQTAVVHAVQPDEMLSDPTLEARARELSKHLRCLVCQNENIDDSNAALARDLRLLVRERLVAGDTDDEAVAYLVDRYGEFVLLQPTTRGWNWLLWAAGPILFVIALILAGAYLRGRSRAEASTEAGLSPEEEARLKRILDEHPSS
- a CDS encoding CoA transferase, translated to MTSPFDPQISLALGTDLPPGPEVDEHGNAELPSCFQVSELATASLKAATREMAALTGARRATLDRCLASMWFDRTLRPVGWELPAAWDPIAGDYAAQDGWIRLHTNAPHHRDAALSVLGCAAERAQVTETVSRWEKSALEAAVVAAGGAAAAMHALDEWAAHPQGEAVAAEPLIDWRETGSRAAPVSMQGLRVLDLTRVLAGPVATRFLAGYGAEVLRIDPPWWNEPGVEPEVTLGKRRAGLDLTQSADRATFEDLLRQADVLVHGYRPGALERLGYGGRKLVPGQIEVSLCAYGWTGPWAGRRGFDSLVQMSCGIADEGMRRRQAARPVPLPVQALDHATGYLMAAAVLRALRRRQASGQIFSARLSLARTGALLVSGGIRDVTGAPIEVTEADRSTQVEATGWGAARRLRFPATLDGHPPRWDIPAGPLRVDAPCWRSTLTAG